AAGCATTTCCTGTCTTACCCCAACCACCTCTTACTTTCAGCTCAGATATTATATTATTATCTGCTAAGAATTCTTCGTTTCCAATGTTCCACGAAGCAGATACTCCCGGGAAGAATCCCCACTTTTTATCATCTGCTAACGCCGAGCTGCCATTCTCACGGAACACAGCCATTACTGTATACTTATTGGCCAAAGTATAGACGGCCCTACCAAAGAATGATGCTTCTCTCAAAACTTCTTTCCTGTATATTTCTCCATGCGCCGGATTAGAGGCATCATAGACAAAGTGAGACTGTAAAGGATCTGCAAACTGGCTTCCCCAATAATACTGACCATCATTCTTACGCTCGTGCATTTGGAAACCTCCCAATAGCCCTAAATCATGGATTCCTGATTTCAAGGTATAGTTCAGCGTATTTTCAAAGTTGAAATCCTGGAACGTTAAATTTGTTTCAGAACCGCTTCCTTTCTGTTGTCTTCCCCACTCCGAACGGTACGGATCGAGGAATCTGTCGTTTGTAGAGCTGATATGGTCTAAGGAAACGCTGGACTTCCAAACTAAATCTTTAAGAAGGTTAACCTCAATTCCCAAGTTGGATAAAAATCTTTGAGTTTTGGTTCTGTCGGACTCCCTGTTCATAAAAGAAACCGGGTTCTCCCAACCTCCTGTGAAAGGGTTTAATGCAAATTGTCCGTCTTTGTAGCCATTCAAATATTCACCTGACGAATCGGTAGGTCTTATTTTCACCTGACTGCCGTAAGCAGGCATAAAAGTAGGCGTAGTTAATGCAGACAAGATTACCCCACCTTGTGCTCCGGCATTATTATCCGATGTATTGTTTAAGCTTGTATTGATGTAATTTATACTTGAAGTTACCTTCAACCAGTTGATAACTTTTGCATCAAGATTTATTTTCGCAGAAGTTCTTCCGAAATCTGAAGGAGAAACGATACCTGTAATCCCCTGATATCCCAATGCCGTATAGGCTCTTACATTTTCGTTTCCGAATGCGTAGTTTACATTATAATTCTGATCGAAACCCGTACGGTACACTTCTTTTCTCCAATCCGTATTAATTCCGGCATACATAGGATCGTTTATCGTATTTAACCAGGCCGGATTTATTTCGGATATCAGAGTTTTGTATTGTTCCGGATTTAGAACATCGACGTTGTCTACCTTGTTAGATATTCCCCAATACGCATTGAAATTCAATTGAGGTTTGTTAGCCTTTCCTCTTTTGGTAGTAATAATAACAACACCTCCTGAACCGCTGATGCCATAGATTGCAGTGGAAGTTGCATCTTTCAGGATTGTCATATCTACAATGTCATCGGTGTTGATTCCACTGATGTCAAATGTCTGGATTCCGTCGACCACATACAAAGGATTTACCCCCGATGAAATGGAGTTGTTGCCACGGATTTTCACGTTCAGGGATTGTCCCGGTTTACCGGAATTCTGAATAACGCTTACCCCGGCGGCATTTCCCTGCAATGCCTGGCCAACGTTATAAATCGGGCGGTTTTCGAAGACGTCAGCTTTAATGTTCTCAATAGCACTCGTGGCATTTTTCTTTTTTACAGATCCATAACCAATCACTACTACTTCTTCAATATTCTTTTCTTTTAAAGAATCTGAAACCTGAGCGTTAACTCCAAAAGTGAAATAAAGTACGGCGATTAACCCGAGACTTTTAGAATAATTTAAATTCATTTTTTATAGTTTTTGTTATCTCAATTTGAGACAATAAATGTAATCTTTTTTTCAATACAATTAATTTTTTTTTAATTAATTTCATTTTTTCCTCTATTTTTGAGGCTTTAAATACTTAATTTTAGTTAAATATGCGTAGACAGACAATAAATTTTCTTCCCCAAATATTAACTCTGCAATAAAAAATCATATTTTTCTAAAATGATTCAAAAATATTCCAGGATTGCACTTCCTCTTAAAATCAGTTTTCTGATCTTTTCCATGGTTTTGAACTGTATGGGAATTATCATTCTGCAGCTTTCTGAAGAAAACATTTCATACACTAATTTAGGATTCCTTGAGGCTTTTAAAGATTTACCAATTGCGATTGTCTCTTTGTTCGCAGCCATTTTTATCAACCGTTTTGGGAGCAAAATATCTTTAATTTTTTCCCTCACTATTGTTGCAGTTTGCAGTTTCCTACTGCCGTTTGTCGGAGGTTTCTGGTTTTTTAAATTATGGTTTGCCATTATAGGAATCAGTTTTTCTGTAGCTAAGATTTCGGTTTACGGAATTTTAAGGAATAATATTCTGGAAGAAACTCCTCTGGCAAAAGTCATGAGCAGTGTTGAGGCCTCATTTATGATTGGAATTTTCGTGGTAAACATTGGTTTTGGATGGCTTATTTCCAGTGAATATGCTGATTACTGGAAATTCGGGTTCTGGATAATTGCTCTTTTGGCAGTCATCAATATTTTACTGCTGCTGAACGCACAAATTGGGAAAGATGCTGACCGTTCAAAACTATTTTCATTTCGTGAGGTGACAGAATTCTTCAGCAAAAAGTACCTTCTCTTCTTTCTGATTATTTTTGCAATTGTTTTTATTGAACAGAATTTCAATTCCTGGCTTCCTTCTTTTTACAAAAAGCATCTGAATGTGAATTCTTTCTTTGCGCTCCAGGCTTCGGCATTTTTGGCTTTGTTTTCATACATCGGGAGAATAATTACCTCACGGATTATTCAGCATTTTTCTCTGGCAAGATATTTTATTGGGTGTACTTTAGCCATTCTGGGCATGCTTTTCTTATTCCAGGCATTGGTAACAAACGGTTATCTGCAGATTACACTTTATATTTTTCCCTTAATCGGATTGTTTCTTTCACCACTTTATCCGGTTATCAGCTCCCAAATGATCACTAATATCGGTAAGACAGAAATTCATTTGTTTACCAGTCTGATTGTTATTTTCTCTTCCTTAGGCAGCTCGGTGGGTTCTATTATTATGTCCTATGTATTTGAATTTGAATATGGTGGCTACTATGCACTATTTATTTCCGGAGCCGTTTTTGGTTTATTATTTCTAAGTTTCATTTATTTCCGGTCTTTTGTCTCAAAAAAAGAAAATAATTGTTAGTTTTGTTAAATATGAAAGTAGACGATTCAAAAAACAAACAGAATTTACAGGAACTCATCGACACCAAAGACTTTGTACGGCACATTTCGGTAGATTGTGTAATCTTTGGTTTTCATCAGGATATTCTCAAAGTATTGCTTTTGAAATACCATGATTTAGATCTCTGGTCTTTGCCTGGCGGATTTGTTTTTAATGATGAAGACGTACACGAGGCGGCTTTTCGGGTGCTTTACGAAAGAACACATCTTTCCGATATTTTTTTGGAACAGTTTCACACATTTGGTGAGAAAAACAGAACCGAAAACAATGTTCACCAGATCCTCCTTAAAAATAAAAATATTGAGGTCCCAACCGATCACTGGATTTTTCAGCGTTTTATTACAGTAGGATACTGCAGCCTGATCGATTTTTCACTGGTCGATACTTTTCCGGATACTTTTAATGAAACCTGCGAATGGTTCGAAGTGAATAAACTTCCCAAAATGGCTTTCGATCATGAAAGAATTATTAATTGCGGGCTCCAGCACATCCGGAAAAACATCGACACACAAATCGTTGCGAGTAATCTTCTTCCCGAAAAATTTACGATGAAGGAACTTCAGACTGTATATGAAACAGTTTTAGATGAGAAGTTCCGGAGAAATAATTTTCAGCGGAAAATTCTGGCACTTAATACGTTAGAAAGACTGGAGAAATTCTTCGACGGTTCTGCCAACAAAGCCCCTTATCTCTACAAATTTGTGGATAAAAAATAAACATTGATTCCTTAAATATTTTCCGAAATATTTCGCCACCTTTCCGAAAAATCCTAATTTTAGGCAAATATAAAAATTATGTCATACTACCCGCTTACAACCATTCCGGATTACTACTTCATGGATGAACTTTTAACTGATGAACACAAGTTAATCCGCCAATCGGTAAGAGATTGGGTTGAAAGTTTTGTAATGCCGAAAATAGATGAAGCGGCACAGAACCACACCGATATTCCCAGCCTGATGAAAGAATTAGGGAAAATCGGCGCTTTGGGGCCATACATTCCTGAAGAATACGGAGGTTCAGGTCTTGACCAGATTTCCTACGGAATTATTATGCAGGAACTGGAAAGAGGTGATTCTGCAGTGCGTTCCGCAGCTTCTGTACAGAGTTCCCTCGTCATGTTCCCAATCAACGAATACGGTTCAGAAGAACAGAAACATAAATATTTACCCCACTTAGCTTCAGGTGAAATGATCGGCGCTTTTGGGCTTACAGAACCTAATCATGGTTCTGACCCGAGTTCTATGGAAACGCATTTCGAAGATAAAGGCGATCATTATTTGCTGAACGGTGCCAAAATGTGGATTACCAATGCGCCGTTGTGTGACATTGCCGTTGTCTGGGCAAAGAATGAAGAAGGAAAAGTTCAGGGATTGATTGTAGAACGTTCTTTCGAAGGATTTACCACTCCCGAAACTCATAATAAATGGAGCCTGCGTGCTTCCAAAACCGGTGAACTGGTTTTCAATAATGTAAAAGTTCCTAAAGAAAATCTGTTACCAAAAGTAGTTGGATTAAAAGGACCGCTTTCCTGCCTAAATTCTGCAAGATACGGTATTTCATGGGGCGTAATCGGCGCTGCAATAGACTGTTACTGTACAGCTGTTCAATACTCCAAGGAAAGAAAACAGTTTGGAAAACCCATTGCATCCTTCCAGTTACAGCAGAAAAAAATTGCTGAATTCTTAACGGAAATCACCAAAGCACAGTTGCTCTGCCTCCAGTTAGGAAACCTGAAAAATGCTCATAAAGCAAGTCCTGCACAGATTTCAATGGCGAAGCGAAACAACGTAAAAATGGCGATTGATATTGCCAGAGAATCCCGACAAATGCTTGGCGGAATGGGAATCATGGGAGAATTCCCGATGATGCGTCACGCGGCCAATTTAGAATCTGTGATCACTTACGAAGGAACCCACGATATTCATTTACTCATTACAGGAATGGATGTAACAGGAATCAATGCCTTCGGATAGAGATTTAAATATTATAAAAAAAGCCTTCAGAAATCTGAAGGCTTTTTCAGTTAATTTCCCCACGTTTCTTTCACTTCTTCAACAAACTCCAGTTGCGGATCAAGAATATCGAGAATTACATTTTTAATAGATTTCATCGGAATTTCTAAAAGCTGTTCCGAGATTTCTCTTTCTCCGAAAAGATGAAGATTCTGCACTCCTTTTGTTACTTCAGCAAAACTCCAGATTCCGCATTGCAGATAATTATCCGGATATTTTTCTGCGCTTAAAACCGAATAAGCATACACTGAAAGTTGCATCGCCTGCTTATATTCATCTCTGAAAAATAATTCTTCCAGCTTTTCTTCGTCTTCCGCTTTTTTCGGTGCTGAGATCGAAAGATTTTTAGTTTTTGCAGTTTTGAAATCGATAATCCTCAGATTTCCGTTCAGGCGGTCAACACGGTCGATAAAACCATAGAAATATACCGGATTTGTTTTTTCTTCATCCAGGAAAAATTCAACATTCTCAAAATTACCTTCCACACTTAATATCTCCAGTGAGTTTCCTTCTTCCAGCAATTTTTTATCATATTCGATGACGCTCCGCACTACCCTTTCTGCGATGGATTTATGAATGAAATTCATTCCCTTTTCGTAAAATTCAGTTTGGTGTTTCAGTTTTTCGATGGCTTGGTTAATGACTTTAACAATAACTTCATCCGAAAACTCTAAATCATTAACTGTTAACTTTTTACCGATAAATTTTTCATATATATCCTGAAGGGCGTAATGCACCAAATTCCCATAACTTCGCTGCGAGAGTTCTTCTTCAATTTCAGTGGCTTCCCGCGTGTTCAGGATTTTTGTCAGGTAAAAATCGACTGGATTATAGATATAAGAAGTAAGATGCGAGGCCGAAACCTTCTTTTTCCATTCATCAAGTTTCTCCAAGACCTTCTCTGTTTTCTTAATGTGCATCGGTTCCTGGCGTATAGGATCTGAAGAGTTTTCAATGATAATATTTTCAAGTTGGTGATACGGATCTTCAATTTCGATTTGCGTAATAAAACGGCTTTTTTCACCGGTATTCACCCCTGAACCCAAAGCGTTAAAAAGGAGATGGACATTCCTCGAATCCTGAATCAACCGGTAAAAGTGATAGGCATAAATTCCGTCATTTTCTAAGAACGTATGCAAACCAAAATGTTTCCTGATGTCAAAAGGCAAATAGGTATTCTGTGAATTACCCAGCGGCAGTTTTCCTTCGTTGGCAGAGAGTAAAATAATGTTTTCAAAATTTAAAAGTCTGGTTTCCAAAAGTCCCATCACCTGTAATCCGGCCAACGGTTCTCCCTGAAAATCAATAGCTTCAGAACTCACCAACTGGTTGATCAGCACTTCCAGGGTTTCCATATTTATAGGGAATGAATATGGCGAAAGCTGATTTTTAATGATCTTAAAACTCTTTTCAAAGTGAGCAATATTTTCATATAAAATATCATCCAGTTCTCTGAATTTCAGCGCATAACAATAACTGATCAGCAAATCTAAAAACTCAGTCACTGATGACGGTTTCTGAAAAAGCTGAAAATAAGAAAGATCAGAAAGTAAATCTGAGAACTGTTTTTTGGATATATAAACAATATTTCTTTCTTCAATTGTCGCTTTGAAAACCGAGATCATATTTCTGTCTGCGTCTCCGTTCGGAAGTTCTTCTAAAACGGCAAGCACATCATTATAGTAATAGGAAGAATCCTTTTGTTCAAGCTGTTTCTGAAGATAAAACAGTTTTTTCATGGCATTGCTGAACGCAAGATTTTTCAGCGGGAATCCCATGGTGATGTTAAGATATTCTACCGTGCTGATCGCATCTAAAGTTGCAGGAAGCAAATTTTCGTCGAGTAAAACAACGGCAGTTTTCAACAGATCCTCTGGATTGATTTCTTTAAAAATCTCAGGCAGCACTTTCGCCTGGGTTATGTTTCCGGAAACTTCGTAAACTTTGATCTTTTTTGCCTGCGCAAAATCATTCTCCATCCAACTGAAAGGCCGGCTCTCATTAAATTCTTTCCAGGTTTTATGGCTCCGCAGGAATTTTCCTGCTTCCTGTCTTTCATCATTCACATAATACTCATCCGCCTGAAAAAAACACTGCGCTTTATCCCACTGCAAAAGACTTTTAACCAGTTTTTCCTCTACAGGAGTAAACGCATTAAAGCCGCAGAAGACAAATTTTTCATCAGTATTTTGTGCAAAACCTTCAACTTTATTTTTTGCAGATTCGTGAATCATTCCCGGTGTTGCCCAATTTCTCTCGCTGAGCTTCATCTTCAGGAGCGGAAGAAATACCGTCATTTTCTGCCAGAAATTGAGAAATCTCTTTCTTGGAGTATCGTCGGATTCTCCCAGATTTTCGGACCAGTTTTTGATTCTTTCCTCGTCGAACATGTATTCCAGAACCTGCTGGTCGCTTTCGGAAAACTTTAAGATATCATCCCAATCCTTCAAAAGCGTAGGAAACCATTTCAGGAAGTTAGAAAAATCTTCGTCTGGATGCAGGTCCCGGTAAACCCCGAAGGAAAAAAGCCACATCGAAATCCCCTGAATAGGTTGCTTACCCGAGAGATTTTTAATTAAATCTTCTACGGTGAAAAAGTTGGGTAGAAAGCCCGAATACTGCTTTTCTTTGAGGATTTTTTTAATGAAAACCACAGGTCTTTTACCTGGAAGCACAATATTGAATTCCGACAGATCTGAATTTTGGGCGAGAAGTTCGGTGACGATTTTATCAAGAAATTTCATAAAGAATATAAAGATGTAAATTAAGAAAAATTCCATAAAAAAACATCAGGAAAATCTTATAATCCTGATGTTTAAAAATGATATACTGATCTGTGTTTATTCAACTACGATTGTCCGTTCAATCCATGTATTTGCGCCGGCTGCATCTTTGCCGGTCCAGAATTTAAAAAGATAAGTTCCTGTTTCCTGAGGCCGGAAATTAATTTGAGAAGTTCTGGTCGCCATTTCACCGCAACTGGCAGATGTTTTAAATTTATAGGTAATCACTTTACGCTCAAGCGGTGCAGTATGCTGATAATCGTAGCCGTAAAAGCCCTCGCATTGCGTACTGAACTGCGAGTAGGTTTTGATCGTCTGCGTACTGTAAATATCCATCGTATCCTGTGCGATTTTCACACTGTCGATTTTTAGAGGTTCGGTGCTGGTGATTTCATCGCCCTCTAGCCGGTCATTACAACTCGCTAAACCGAATAGTAAAACAGCGGCAAAAATTGATTTGAATATTGTTTTCATAAAAGTAAAATTTATTAGTGAAACAGTAACAATAATTACTTTAATCTAATGAATTAAGAATTGAAATTTCCTTTTGATAAATATACCACTTTTTTGGTTTCGAAAAATTCTGTTTCGAAAAATTTATGAAGACTGAAAATTTCAGCTTTCATACCTGCAAGTTCTTCAGACAAATCGCCGCCTTTTAAATATAAAACACCGTTGTGCTTCGGATTGAACTGCTCTTTTTCGAATTTTCCTTTTAACCAACGGAGGAAAACCGGCATCTGTGTTACCGCCCTGCTTACCACAAAATGAAACTTCTCCTTTAGATCTTCCGCCCGGCCATGGATTGCAGTGACATTCTTCAGACCGATCCCCTGAGAAACTTCCTTCACTACAGTGATCTTTTTACCAATTGAATCAATCAGCGTAAAGTGCGAATCGGGAAATAGGATTGCCAGCGGAATCCCGGGAAAACCGCCGCCGGTTCCGATATCCAGAACTTTTGTATTGGGTGCAAATTCCATGACTTTGGCGATTCCAAGCGAGTGCAGAATATGTTTTTCATAAAGTGAATCCATATCTTTTCGGGAAATCACATTTATTTTTTCGTTCCATTCCCCGTAGAGTTCTTGCAGTTTACTAAACTGTTCTTTCTGTTGTTCGGTAAGGTTCGGAAAATACTTTTCAATAAGTTCAGCAGGCATTTTATTTAAATTTCCACAAATTTAAAAAAACAAGTTCAGAACCTTGCAGAAAAAAATTATCTTTGAGTTTATTAAGAATGATTATGGAAAAACACTCTGAAAGGCTTAGCAGAATGAGCTTTTCGCAAACATTTGTAATGAGCAACAAAGTTCGGGAAATGAAAGCCAATGGTCTCGATGTCATCAGTTTAACCCTCGGCGAACCCGACTTCGACGTACCAAAAAACATTAAGGAAGCCG
The window above is part of the Kaistella faecalis genome. Proteins encoded here:
- a CDS encoding SusC/RagA family TonB-linked outer membrane protein, producing the protein MNLNYSKSLGLIAVLYFTFGVNAQVSDSLKEKNIEEVVVIGYGSVKKKNATSAIENIKADVFENRPIYNVGQALQGNAAGVSVIQNSGKPGQSLNVKIRGNNSISSGVNPLYVVDGIQTFDISGINTDDIVDMTILKDATSTAIYGISGSGGVVIITTKRGKANKPQLNFNAYWGISNKVDNVDVLNPEQYKTLISEINPAWLNTINDPMYAGINTDWRKEVYRTGFDQNYNVNYAFGNENVRAYTALGYQGITGIVSPSDFGRTSAKINLDAKVINWLKVTSSINYINTSLNNTSDNNAGAQGGVILSALTTPTFMPAYGSQVKIRPTDSSGEYLNGYKDGQFALNPFTGGWENPVSFMNRESDRTKTQRFLSNLGIEVNLLKDLVWKSSVSLDHISSTNDRFLDPYRSEWGRQQKGSGSETNLTFQDFNFENTLNYTLKSGIHDLGLLGGFQMHERKNDGQYYWGSQFADPLQSHFVYDASNPAHGEIYRKEVLREASFFGRAVYTLANKYTVMAVFRENGSSALADDKKWGFFPGVSASWNIGNEEFLADNNIISELKVRGGWGKTGNASGIPIYAHYNLERLNKDGGSWSTYQWGSDIGWEVTTDTNVGIDFGLANNRIKFTADFYKRKTDDLIMPITMGSIGNILRNVGSMENKGMEFTLNTVNIKNENLTWNTNFNISFNQSKVLELKWMPNIDKAGIPSAGNLVRFSAGQPISAFYGYQFGGVDAATGDIIYKDLDGNGMLSAGDRTFIGDPNPDFTFGFTNNFSYKNWYMDLLITGSYGNDIYNASRFELEMMNDHKNQSTNVLNRWMKPGDITDVPRAYAANSKLVSDRFIEDGSFIKLKSATLGYNFSNTFKGISKLNVYVTGQNLYTWTDYTGFDPEVNAFASTNGVLGIDYGTYPQVRTFILGLKANF
- a CDS encoding MFS transporter; its protein translation is MIQKYSRIALPLKISFLIFSMVLNCMGIIILQLSEENISYTNLGFLEAFKDLPIAIVSLFAAIFINRFGSKISLIFSLTIVAVCSFLLPFVGGFWFFKLWFAIIGISFSVAKISVYGILRNNILEETPLAKVMSSVEASFMIGIFVVNIGFGWLISSEYADYWKFGFWIIALLAVINILLLLNAQIGKDADRSKLFSFREVTEFFSKKYLLFFLIIFAIVFIEQNFNSWLPSFYKKHLNVNSFFALQASAFLALFSYIGRIITSRIIQHFSLARYFIGCTLAILGMLFLFQALVTNGYLQITLYIFPLIGLFLSPLYPVISSQMITNIGKTEIHLFTSLIVIFSSLGSSVGSIIMSYVFEFEYGGYYALFISGAVFGLLFLSFIYFRSFVSKKENNC
- a CDS encoding NUDIX hydrolase, which codes for MKVDDSKNKQNLQELIDTKDFVRHISVDCVIFGFHQDILKVLLLKYHDLDLWSLPGGFVFNDEDVHEAAFRVLYERTHLSDIFLEQFHTFGEKNRTENNVHQILLKNKNIEVPTDHWIFQRFITVGYCSLIDFSLVDTFPDTFNETCEWFEVNKLPKMAFDHERIINCGLQHIRKNIDTQIVASNLLPEKFTMKELQTVYETVLDEKFRRNNFQRKILALNTLERLEKFFDGSANKAPYLYKFVDKK
- a CDS encoding acyl-CoA dehydrogenase family protein, which translates into the protein MSYYPLTTIPDYYFMDELLTDEHKLIRQSVRDWVESFVMPKIDEAAQNHTDIPSLMKELGKIGALGPYIPEEYGGSGLDQISYGIIMQELERGDSAVRSAASVQSSLVMFPINEYGSEEQKHKYLPHLASGEMIGAFGLTEPNHGSDPSSMETHFEDKGDHYLLNGAKMWITNAPLCDIAVVWAKNEEGKVQGLIVERSFEGFTTPETHNKWSLRASKTGELVFNNVKVPKENLLPKVVGLKGPLSCLNSARYGISWGVIGAAIDCYCTAVQYSKERKQFGKPIASFQLQQKKIAEFLTEITKAQLLCLQLGNLKNAHKASPAQISMAKRNNVKMAIDIARESRQMLGGMGIMGEFPMMRHAANLESVITYEGTHDIHLLITGMDVTGINAFG
- a CDS encoding PD-(D/E)XK nuclease family protein, giving the protein MKFLDKIVTELLAQNSDLSEFNIVLPGKRPVVFIKKILKEKQYSGFLPNFFTVEDLIKNLSGKQPIQGISMWLFSFGVYRDLHPDEDFSNFLKWFPTLLKDWDDILKFSESDQQVLEYMFDEERIKNWSENLGESDDTPRKRFLNFWQKMTVFLPLLKMKLSERNWATPGMIHESAKNKVEGFAQNTDEKFVFCGFNAFTPVEEKLVKSLLQWDKAQCFFQADEYYVNDERQEAGKFLRSHKTWKEFNESRPFSWMENDFAQAKKIKVYEVSGNITQAKVLPEIFKEINPEDLLKTAVVLLDENLLPATLDAISTVEYLNITMGFPLKNLAFSNAMKKLFYLQKQLEQKDSSYYYNDVLAVLEELPNGDADRNMISVFKATIEERNIVYISKKQFSDLLSDLSYFQLFQKPSSVTEFLDLLISYCYALKFRELDDILYENIAHFEKSFKIIKNQLSPYSFPINMETLEVLINQLVSSEAIDFQGEPLAGLQVMGLLETRLLNFENIILLSANEGKLPLGNSQNTYLPFDIRKHFGLHTFLENDGIYAYHFYRLIQDSRNVHLLFNALGSGVNTGEKSRFITQIEIEDPYHQLENIIIENSSDPIRQEPMHIKKTEKVLEKLDEWKKKVSASHLTSYIYNPVDFYLTKILNTREATEIEEELSQRSYGNLVHYALQDIYEKFIGKKLTVNDLEFSDEVIVKVINQAIEKLKHQTEFYEKGMNFIHKSIAERVVRSVIEYDKKLLEEGNSLEILSVEGNFENVEFFLDEEKTNPVYFYGFIDRVDRLNGNLRIIDFKTAKTKNLSISAPKKAEDEEKLEELFFRDEYKQAMQLSVYAYSVLSAEKYPDNYLQCGIWSFAEVTKGVQNLHLFGEREISEQLLEIPMKSIKNVILDILDPQLEFVEEVKETWGN
- the rsmG gene encoding 16S rRNA (guanine(527)-N(7))-methyltransferase RsmG, with the protein product MPAELIEKYFPNLTEQQKEQFSKLQELYGEWNEKINVISRKDMDSLYEKHILHSLGIAKVMEFAPNTKVLDIGTGGGFPGIPLAILFPDSHFTLIDSIGKKITVVKEVSQGIGLKNVTAIHGRAEDLKEKFHFVVSRAVTQMPVFLRWLKGKFEKEQFNPKHNGVLYLKGGDLSEELAGMKAEIFSLHKFFETEFFETKKVVYLSKGNFNS